A portion of the Stigmatella aurantiaca DW4/3-1 genome contains these proteins:
- a CDS encoding ArsR/SmtB family transcription factor yields the protein MNHMVQYSPGLDTAFAALSDATRRGILERLGREDTSISDLAQTFEMTLTGIKKHVQILERAGLLTTEKVGRVRTCRLGPRRLEDETEWISRYRQMVEARLDRLGAFLENTKEEPS from the coding sequence ATGAACCATATGGTTCAGTATTCACCGGGCCTCGATACGGCCTTCGCCGCACTGTCGGACGCCACCCGCCGGGGAATCCTCGAACGCCTCGGGCGTGAGGACACCTCGATCAGCGATCTTGCGCAGACCTTCGAGATGACCCTGACGGGCATCAAGAAGCACGTGCAGATCCTCGAGCGGGCGGGGCTGCTGACCACGGAGAAGGTCGGCCGGGTGCGGACCTGCAGGCTGGGGCCGCGCCGGCTGGAAGACGAGACCGAGTGGATCAGCCGGTACCGGCAGATGGTGGAGGCGCGCCTCGACCGTCTCGGTGCGTTTCTGGAAAACACGAAGGAGGAGCCATCATGA
- a CDS encoding M4 family metallopeptidase: MLRAFCVAWLGVGSGACDPGGPVEEEAVASVEKDTGEDIRAAMSALKEVRVLATHEDQVPAFIRGHFGQASRGAAGAAVKEAHESVLNILRQVAPVFRLSPEELVLKRVSRDEQGHRYLRYGQLWNGREVIGAELLLFLDAEGNAYAVNSSAHGGPKALAAVQPSLSAEAAVVSARRATGARRMDALGTGRLVYVRSEEARLVLAYEVRVTGVKEGLPVDDWVYVDAVSGEVALRNPRIHTVLGRSVYSANSSYRLPGTLMRGEGAVATQDAHVDVNYELLGKTYDCYQKNFGRDSYDGAGALLKSTVHYSEDGSGYVNAYWNGSQMVYGDGDGEMATELGKDLDVTVHELTHAVTEAESNLLYSNEPGALNEAWSDIFSAYCESWTRGWAMDADVWLIGEDVWTPAIPGDALRYMGNPTQDDSSHDYYPERYRGSSDYGGVHSNSGIANLAFKLLATGGTHPRAKTSIEVTGIGVQKAGKIFYEANANCMTASSNFAAAKLCTEQKAEQFHPGNKGSVTDAWKAVGVGVGVDLPPEILILGNGTPVSGVSVGGGMSKYYKLTVPPGQARLKFVTSGGSGDLDLYVKLGAVGDPSSYDCKSDGSSNAEECVIPEPAAGDWYVTLLAYSSFSGVTLTGSYSSAPAGGNVLANGVSSAAYGGTAKTWTCWTLEVPASVTKVTFSQTGGARTSGDADLYVQYQETPTTLLYQCKSSSKSNTDACTLQRPAPGLYFACSYGYGAYTNVTMKGSY; this comes from the coding sequence ATGCTGAGAGCATTCTGCGTGGCGTGGTTGGGGGTGGGGTCGGGGGCTTGCGATCCCGGCGGGCCGGTGGAGGAGGAGGCCGTCGCGTCCGTGGAGAAGGACACGGGCGAGGACATCCGGGCCGCGATGAGCGCGCTGAAGGAGGTGCGCGTGCTCGCCACGCACGAGGATCAGGTGCCGGCGTTCATCCGGGGCCACTTCGGCCAGGCCTCGCGCGGTGCCGCGGGGGCGGCGGTGAAGGAGGCCCACGAGAGCGTCCTGAACATCCTGCGTCAGGTCGCCCCGGTGTTCCGCCTGAGCCCGGAGGAGCTGGTGCTCAAGCGCGTCTCGCGGGATGAGCAGGGCCACCGGTACCTGCGCTACGGCCAGCTCTGGAATGGCCGCGAGGTGATCGGCGCCGAGTTGCTCCTCTTCCTGGATGCGGAGGGGAATGCCTACGCGGTCAACAGCTCGGCGCACGGAGGGCCGAAGGCGCTGGCCGCGGTCCAGCCCAGCCTCTCCGCCGAGGCGGCGGTGGTCTCGGCGAGGCGGGCCACGGGCGCGCGGCGGATGGACGCGCTCGGCACCGGCCGCCTGGTCTACGTGCGCTCGGAGGAGGCGCGTCTCGTGTTGGCGTACGAGGTGCGGGTGACGGGCGTGAAGGAGGGGCTGCCCGTGGATGACTGGGTCTACGTGGATGCGGTGAGCGGGGAGGTCGCCCTGCGCAATCCGCGCATCCACACGGTGCTGGGGCGCTCGGTGTACAGCGCCAACAGCAGCTACCGGCTCCCCGGCACGCTCATGCGGGGCGAGGGCGCCGTGGCCACCCAGGATGCCCACGTGGACGTGAACTACGAGTTGCTGGGGAAGACCTACGACTGCTACCAGAAGAACTTTGGCCGCGACTCTTACGACGGCGCGGGCGCGCTGCTGAAGAGCACGGTCCACTACTCCGAGGATGGCAGCGGCTACGTCAACGCGTACTGGAACGGCAGCCAGATGGTGTACGGGGACGGGGATGGGGAGATGGCCACCGAGCTGGGCAAGGATCTCGACGTCACGGTGCACGAGCTCACCCATGCGGTGACCGAGGCCGAGTCGAACCTCCTCTACTCCAACGAGCCGGGAGCGCTGAACGAGGCCTGGAGCGACATCTTCTCCGCCTACTGCGAGAGCTGGACGCGCGGCTGGGCCATGGACGCGGACGTGTGGTTGATCGGAGAAGATGTCTGGACGCCGGCCATCCCGGGCGATGCGCTGCGGTACATGGGCAACCCGACGCAGGATGACTCGTCGCACGATTACTACCCCGAGCGGTACCGGGGCAGCTCGGACTACGGCGGGGTGCACTCGAACTCGGGCATCGCCAACCTCGCGTTCAAGCTGCTGGCCACCGGGGGGACGCACCCGCGTGCGAAGACCTCCATCGAGGTGACGGGCATCGGCGTGCAGAAGGCGGGGAAGATCTTCTACGAGGCCAATGCCAACTGCATGACGGCCTCCTCCAACTTCGCTGCGGCCAAGCTGTGCACGGAGCAGAAGGCGGAGCAGTTCCACCCCGGGAACAAGGGCTCGGTGACGGATGCTTGGAAGGCGGTGGGGGTGGGGGTGGGGGTGGATCTTCCACCGGAGATCCTCATCCTCGGCAACGGCACCCCGGTGAGCGGGGTCTCCGTGGGCGGGGGCATGAGCAAGTACTACAAGCTGACGGTGCCCCCGGGGCAGGCGCGCTTGAAGTTCGTGACCAGTGGCGGCTCGGGGGACCTGGACCTGTACGTGAAGCTCGGCGCGGTGGGGGACCCCAGCAGCTACGACTGCAAGTCGGACGGTTCCTCCAATGCGGAGGAGTGCGTCATCCCGGAGCCGGCGGCGGGCGATTGGTACGTGACGCTGCTGGCCTACTCGAGCTTCTCGGGCGTCACGTTGACGGGCAGCTACAGCAGTGCCCCGGCGGGCGGCAACGTGCTGGCCAACGGGGTGAGTTCGGCCGCCTATGGGGGGACCGCGAAGACGTGGACGTGCTGGACGCTCGAAGTGCCCGCCTCCGTGACCAAGGTGACCTTCTCCCAGACGGGGGGCGCGCGCACCTCGGGGGACGCGGATCTCTACGTCCAGTACCAGGAGACGCCGACGACCCTCCTCTACCAGTGCAAGTCGTCGAGCAAGAGCAACACCGACGCGTGCACCCTCCAGCGTCCGGCCCCGGGGCTCTACTTCGCCTGCTCCTATGGCTACGGCGCGTACACCAACGTGACGATGAAGGGCTCGTACTAG
- a CDS encoding DUF1615 domain-containing protein — protein sequence MVNTTAWAFRGLLLAGALLTLESCSGPALRASEPPAPEPVLLTVPRTARLVPSGVKDREGWAQAVLDALEAQKIAPTVEPICQVLAVIEQESGFQANPGVKDLPRIVRRRLDAYAGKLGVIGRSALKALLQHKAPGESRTFEKRLKGVRTEQDLDRFFRDLLEAYERHYPAFYSAADLASELFTSKRLAELNPITTAGSMQVSVRYAVEQDDGEHSEQEVREQLYTRAGGVHHGTSRLLGYPAGYPQPVFRFADYNAGFYASRNAALQAQLSRLTGRRLLLDGDLLLYNDQGKPRDEDSQSLSALLAFRQRHAPKLSERQLRKDVRKEKEASFEKTETWRALKQAYERVTGERPAYARLPEVTLQSPKLSRERTTAWFAHSVDQRFQRCLARHRVQTP from the coding sequence ATGGTGAACACAACAGCCTGGGCGTTCCGAGGGCTCCTCCTGGCCGGAGCCCTGTTGACCTTGGAGTCTTGCAGCGGGCCGGCCCTCCGGGCCTCGGAACCCCCCGCCCCCGAGCCCGTGCTGCTCACCGTGCCCCGGACCGCGCGGCTCGTTCCCAGCGGCGTGAAGGACCGGGAAGGCTGGGCCCAGGCGGTGCTGGACGCGCTGGAGGCGCAGAAGATCGCCCCCACGGTGGAGCCCATCTGCCAGGTGCTCGCCGTCATCGAGCAGGAGTCCGGCTTCCAGGCCAACCCCGGGGTGAAGGACTTGCCGCGCATCGTGCGCCGGCGCCTGGACGCGTACGCCGGGAAGCTGGGCGTGATTGGCCGGAGCGCCCTGAAAGCACTGCTCCAGCACAAGGCCCCGGGCGAGTCGCGCACCTTCGAGAAGCGCCTGAAGGGGGTCCGGACAGAGCAGGACCTGGACCGGTTCTTCCGGGACCTGCTGGAGGCCTACGAGCGCCACTACCCGGCGTTCTACAGCGCGGCGGACCTCGCCAGCGAGCTGTTCACCTCGAAGCGGCTCGCGGAGCTCAACCCCATCACCACCGCGGGCTCCATGCAGGTGAGCGTGCGGTACGCGGTGGAGCAGGACGATGGCGAGCACTCGGAGCAGGAGGTGCGCGAGCAGCTGTACACCCGCGCCGGCGGGGTGCACCACGGCACCTCCCGGCTGCTCGGCTACCCCGCCGGGTACCCTCAGCCCGTCTTCCGCTTCGCGGACTACAACGCGGGCTTCTACGCCTCGCGCAACGCGGCCCTCCAGGCGCAGCTGAGCCGGCTCACCGGCAGACGCCTGCTCCTGGACGGAGACCTGCTCCTATATAATGACCAGGGCAAGCCCCGGGACGAGGACAGCCAGAGCCTCTCCGCGCTGCTGGCCTTCCGCCAACGCCACGCGCCCAAGCTGAGCGAACGTCAGCTCCGCAAGGACGTGCGCAAAGAGAAGGAGGCCAGCTTCGAAAAGACCGAGACGTGGCGCGCCCTCAAGCAGGCCTACGAGCGGGTCACGGGCGAGCGCCCCGCCTATGCGCGCCTGCCCGAGGTGACACTCCAGAGCCCGAAGCTGAGCCGGGAGCGCACCACGGCGTGGTTTGCCCACTCGGTGGACCAGCGCTTCCAGCGGTGCCTGGCCCGCCACCGCGTGCAAACGCCGTAG
- a CDS encoding M16 family metallopeptidase, with product MTAWNARLGRGVLAVLLVATAALGQGQPPKAGPEPSVKLPKATVLELKNGARLILVEKHELPLISFSAWLRGGSLGDPEGKEGLAALTGELLQKGAGARNAQGFAEAVDGAGGLLSVSSGREALLVNGQFLARDAALMVELLSDLLMRPRFEAAEFDKARERMASELAAEKDGDPRSLMGTYFYAFHFEGHPYARPLGGSEASFATLRREDVLAYAKAQLGGDRLILAVVGDFDTKQLSARLQAALGGWARATAVAPVAPASPVTKGRRVLLVDKPDATQTYFWLGNTGIARGDPNRVDVTLANTVLGGRFTSLLNTELRVKSGLTYGANSMVLRETQPGAVVLSSYTQSESTAQALDLTLQVLARYRQGGMEDAVLASAKAYVLGQFPPTLETGGRVASKLAELAFYGLDARDVDGFSDAVRGASRERVLGVIQRVYPAPEDLTLVLVGKASAIRDVARKYGPVTEMKLSDKHFTPPPAARR from the coding sequence ATGACGGCGTGGAATGCGCGGCTGGGCAGGGGCGTGCTGGCGGTGCTGCTCGTGGCCACCGCGGCGCTGGGGCAGGGCCAGCCGCCCAAGGCCGGGCCGGAGCCGTCGGTGAAGCTGCCGAAGGCGACGGTGCTGGAACTGAAGAACGGGGCCCGGCTGATCCTGGTCGAGAAGCACGAGCTTCCCCTCATCTCCTTCAGCGCCTGGTTGCGCGGGGGGAGCCTGGGAGACCCCGAGGGCAAGGAGGGGTTGGCCGCGCTCACCGGAGAGCTGCTGCAGAAGGGCGCGGGCGCGCGGAATGCCCAGGGCTTCGCGGAGGCCGTGGACGGGGCGGGTGGGCTGCTCTCCGTCAGCTCGGGGCGCGAGGCGCTGCTGGTGAACGGCCAGTTCCTGGCCCGGGACGCCGCGCTGATGGTGGAGCTGTTGTCGGACCTGTTGATGCGTCCGCGCTTCGAGGCCGCCGAGTTCGACAAGGCGCGGGAGCGAATGGCCTCCGAGCTCGCCGCCGAGAAGGACGGCGATCCGCGCTCCCTCATGGGCACGTACTTCTATGCCTTCCACTTCGAGGGTCACCCCTATGCACGGCCGCTGGGCGGCAGCGAGGCCTCGTTCGCCACGCTCCGGCGGGAAGATGTGCTCGCCTATGCCAAGGCCCAGCTCGGGGGGGACCGGCTCATCCTCGCGGTGGTGGGAGACTTCGACACGAAGCAGCTCTCCGCCCGGCTGCAAGCGGCCCTGGGAGGGTGGGCCCGGGCCACCGCGGTGGCGCCGGTGGCCCCCGCCTCCCCGGTGACGAAGGGCCGGCGCGTGTTGCTGGTCGACAAGCCCGATGCCACCCAGACGTATTTCTGGCTCGGCAACACGGGCATTGCCCGCGGCGACCCGAACCGCGTGGATGTGACGCTCGCCAACACGGTGCTGGGGGGGCGGTTCACCTCGCTGCTCAACACGGAGCTGCGCGTCAAATCCGGGCTGACCTATGGCGCCAACTCGATGGTGCTGCGCGAGACGCAGCCCGGCGCGGTGGTGCTCAGCTCCTACACCCAGAGCGAGTCCACGGCCCAGGCCCTCGACCTGACGTTGCAGGTGCTCGCCCGCTACCGGCAGGGCGGCATGGAGGATGCGGTGCTGGCGTCCGCCAAGGCCTATGTCCTGGGCCAGTTTCCGCCCACGCTGGAGACGGGAGGGCGGGTGGCCTCGAAGCTGGCGGAGCTGGCCTTCTATGGGCTCGATGCCCGGGACGTGGACGGCTTCTCGGACGCGGTGCGGGGCGCCAGCCGGGAGCGCGTGCTCGGGGTCATCCAGCGCGTGTATCCCGCCCCGGAAGACCTGACCCTGGTGCTCGTCGGCAAGGCCTCCGCCATCCGCGATGTGGCCCGGAAGTATGGGCCGGTGACGGAGATGAAGCTCTCCGACAAGCACTTCACCCCGCCTCCCGCCGCCCGGCGGTGA
- a CDS encoding M16 family metallopeptidase: MCGHRWLVVGAALLLVGTAGAQTRKGKAEPARPGAGIEERTLKNGLKVIVWPAQDIPTVAFFNWFRVGSRNESPGITGLSHFFEHMMFNGAKKYGPGEFDRVMEAAGGSNNAYTSEDVTVYQDWFPRTALETIFELEADRLAHLAFDPKVVESERGVVYSERRSSVDNDNMGALAEQVQATAFVAHPYQYPVIGWPSDIESWRLEDLRRYFQTYYAPNNATLVVVGAVTPAEVFTLAEKFLGPIPAQPAPAPVRTQEPEQQGERRVTVRRLAQAPLLQMAWHGLAATDSDAPALEMLMGLLTEGDSSRLHRKLVEEEQVALSVASHFGPSLDPSLVWVLVELPPGGDVARVEALLNAELARLGQQGVTEAELRKAKNKTVADFWRGLETHSSRAQLLGSYEVFQGDWRKLFEAPARYEQVTREQMRKLAAKLFIQDHRTVGVLVPTGAAPEQAVPATPGAGQ; encoded by the coding sequence ATGTGCGGTCATAGGTGGCTCGTGGTGGGGGCAGCGTTGCTCCTGGTGGGGACTGCTGGGGCGCAGACCCGGAAGGGCAAGGCGGAGCCCGCCCGGCCGGGGGCAGGCATCGAGGAGCGGACCCTGAAGAACGGGCTGAAGGTCATCGTCTGGCCCGCTCAGGACATTCCCACCGTGGCCTTCTTCAACTGGTTCCGGGTGGGCAGCCGCAACGAGTCCCCGGGCATCACCGGCCTGTCCCACTTCTTCGAGCACATGATGTTCAACGGCGCGAAGAAGTATGGGCCCGGCGAGTTCGATCGCGTCATGGAGGCCGCGGGCGGGAGCAACAACGCCTATACCTCCGAGGACGTCACCGTGTACCAGGACTGGTTTCCCCGCACGGCGCTGGAGACCATCTTCGAGCTGGAGGCGGACCGGCTGGCGCACCTCGCGTTCGATCCCAAGGTCGTCGAGAGCGAGCGGGGGGTCGTTTATTCGGAGCGGCGCTCGTCGGTGGACAATGACAACATGGGGGCGTTGGCGGAACAGGTCCAGGCCACCGCCTTCGTGGCGCACCCTTACCAGTACCCCGTCATCGGCTGGCCCTCGGACATCGAGTCCTGGCGGCTGGAGGATCTGCGGCGCTACTTCCAGACGTACTACGCCCCCAACAACGCCACGCTCGTGGTGGTGGGCGCGGTCACCCCGGCGGAGGTGTTCACCCTGGCGGAGAAGTTCCTGGGGCCCATCCCCGCGCAGCCCGCCCCCGCGCCGGTGCGCACCCAGGAGCCCGAGCAGCAGGGAGAGCGCCGGGTGACGGTGCGCCGGCTGGCCCAGGCCCCCTTGCTCCAGATGGCCTGGCATGGGCTGGCCGCCACCGACTCAGATGCGCCCGCCCTGGAGATGCTGATGGGCTTGCTCACCGAGGGGGATTCCTCCCGGCTCCACCGGAAGCTGGTGGAGGAGGAGCAGGTGGCCCTCAGTGTGGCGAGTCACTTCGGCCCCTCGTTGGATCCGTCATTGGTCTGGGTGTTGGTGGAACTGCCGCCGGGCGGGGATGTGGCGCGCGTGGAGGCGCTGCTGAATGCGGAGCTGGCGAGGTTGGGGCAGCAGGGGGTGACCGAGGCGGAGCTGCGCAAGGCGAAGAACAAGACCGTCGCGGACTTCTGGCGGGGCCTGGAGACCCACAGCTCGCGAGCCCAACTCCTGGGCAGCTACGAGGTCTTCCAAGGAGACTGGCGCAAGCTCTTCGAGGCCCCCGCCCGCTACGAGCAGGTGACGCGCGAGCAGATGCGCAAGCTGGCCGCGAAGCTCTTCATCCAGGACCATCGCACGGTGGGGGTGCTGGTGCCCACCGGGGCGGCTCCAGAGCAGGCTGTGCCGGCGACTCCGGGGGCAGGACAATGA
- a CDS encoding SNF2-related protein → MALLQEAAGPRTFNRGRVCLAQRRVASYEVTENELRGKVLNRHGKPQEVFLSTDVDGLSCECECTAFWSNGICKHIVALGLAFLGARPPQEEPAAEAASKAERPRTPKAVEAWLEAHQVTHARRESLSVVLPLLPSGFRTSQVVSELGHLPVTAVLDGSLDLSRRVQGTLQQSLLWEAAWKWLDMEARRVRRGLEHEQERARLPRPPLTDARLEPWRQVLERERERVRAHAVPRLLSGRSTVTFHERPLRLYVEEPRRLSGAVGKPEGFVPKMRVSVDPRALLEGRAGLWCWCTPDEAEAHCVHALSALDTLLDSLSAPEEAARNARLAELLFVEPGRQLLGAIEKVAAVPLPSFEAPDSASRIAFRLEGLEQRDPRLQPYLQRRRKKGGFSTGSLVRWSEAAEVRAALSSPEELEALELCGVLSRLPRFAEGYALLLRALRLLARGSHLFLASRLDAPLLVREAPLGFTFADAEEGFSVQPAIEGSVIDVQALLPPPLGHEGQWPWLLVEPILPRLTLVSIPSGAQGLLATLREYGTRLPAQARPELLRHLSKFEAAFPVSLPESLEARVVPSTPGFLLRLAAVQEEGLEGKLLVRPLPEAPPWPPGEGPSELRGLRAGERVMARRDLDAERGEARALRERLGLPVDSASPSFVWEGSEAALDFLERLEPLTGPELRVEWAQQPWKVWTSPDAEGLKVEVKKKRDWFGLEGALNVEGIRVELGPLLDTLLHHRRFVPLGKGRFLRITQALRERLIPLVDLVHPTREGLEVSAAVAPVLDALAEAGVEVHAPPDWRKLATRIRKAQEMEVSVPPALKAELRDYQREGFTWMARLAEWGGGGCLADDMGLGKTLQTLTLLLHRAKDGPALVVAPTSVCFNWIREAERFAPSLRVKSYRDADRERVLPVLKAGDVLLVSYGLLVRDAERFASVPFATLVVDEAQAAKNPDSARAKALADIQAEAKVALSGTPVENRLSELWSLFHIVFPGLLGGREAFRKRFAVPIEREGNKEARASLSRVIRPFLLRRTKAEVARELPPRIETVVPVVLSEGERKLYEAARIASILQLESRTEKDKRFVMLAALTRLRLLACHPKLWDEDSPLPSSKLERMVERVEELRAEGSRALIFSQFVRLLNLAGEALEARGITFQYLDGQTPAAERQARVEAFQRGEGDVFLISLKAGGTGLNLTAADHVIHLDPWWNPAVEDQATDRAHRIGQTRPVTVSRLVSEGTIEEAILALHAEKRELAMSLLSEADGAAALSPEQLMDLLRFTPSP, encoded by the coding sequence GTGGCCTTGCTGCAAGAGGCCGCGGGGCCCCGCACGTTCAATCGAGGACGGGTCTGTCTGGCCCAGCGGCGGGTGGCCTCGTACGAGGTCACCGAGAATGAGCTGCGCGGCAAGGTCTTGAACCGTCATGGCAAGCCCCAGGAGGTGTTTCTCTCCACCGATGTGGATGGCCTCTCCTGCGAGTGTGAATGCACGGCTTTCTGGAGCAATGGCATCTGCAAGCACATCGTGGCCCTGGGGCTTGCCTTCTTGGGGGCCAGGCCCCCGCAGGAAGAGCCCGCCGCGGAAGCTGCTTCGAAGGCCGAGCGGCCTCGCACGCCCAAGGCGGTCGAAGCCTGGTTGGAAGCCCATCAGGTCACCCATGCCCGGCGAGAGTCGCTGTCTGTGGTGCTGCCCCTGCTCCCCTCGGGCTTTCGCACCTCCCAGGTGGTCTCCGAACTGGGGCACCTGCCCGTGACGGCTGTGCTGGATGGCTCCCTGGACCTGAGTCGGCGTGTCCAGGGAACCTTGCAGCAATCCCTTCTGTGGGAAGCCGCCTGGAAGTGGCTGGACATGGAAGCCCGCCGTGTCCGCCGCGGCCTCGAGCATGAACAGGAGCGGGCCAGGCTCCCCCGTCCGCCCCTCACGGATGCGCGTCTGGAGCCCTGGCGCCAGGTTCTCGAGCGGGAACGGGAGCGGGTGCGCGCGCATGCCGTTCCTCGCCTCCTTTCAGGCCGCTCTACCGTCACCTTTCACGAGCGCCCCCTGCGGCTCTACGTGGAAGAGCCTCGGCGCCTTTCGGGCGCGGTGGGGAAACCGGAGGGCTTCGTTCCCAAGATGCGGGTCTCGGTGGATCCCCGGGCGCTGCTCGAGGGCCGGGCGGGCCTCTGGTGCTGGTGCACCCCGGATGAAGCGGAGGCCCACTGCGTTCATGCCCTCTCGGCCTTGGACACCTTGCTGGATTCGCTCTCGGCCCCGGAAGAGGCGGCGCGCAATGCGCGACTGGCGGAACTGCTTTTCGTCGAGCCCGGCCGTCAGCTTCTTGGGGCCATCGAGAAGGTCGCCGCGGTGCCTTTGCCTTCCTTCGAGGCGCCGGATTCCGCCAGCCGCATCGCCTTCCGTCTGGAGGGGCTCGAACAGAGAGACCCCCGGTTGCAGCCCTATCTCCAGCGCCGCCGCAAGAAGGGAGGTTTCTCCACGGGCTCCCTCGTGAGGTGGAGCGAAGCGGCCGAAGTGCGAGCGGCCCTGTCCTCTCCCGAGGAATTGGAGGCGCTGGAATTGTGCGGGGTGCTCTCCCGGCTGCCGCGTTTCGCGGAAGGGTACGCGCTGTTGTTGCGAGCGCTCCGGCTGTTGGCCCGGGGCTCCCACCTCTTCCTGGCCTCTCGCCTGGATGCGCCCTTGCTGGTGCGCGAGGCGCCCCTGGGCTTCACCTTCGCGGATGCCGAAGAGGGGTTCTCCGTTCAGCCCGCCATCGAAGGCTCCGTCATCGATGTTCAAGCGCTGTTGCCGCCCCCCCTCGGGCATGAAGGCCAGTGGCCCTGGCTGCTGGTGGAGCCCATCCTGCCCCGGTTGACCCTGGTCTCCATTCCCTCCGGGGCGCAGGGCTTGCTCGCCACCCTGAGAGAGTATGGCACCCGGCTTCCCGCCCAGGCGCGGCCGGAGCTCTTGCGCCATCTCTCCAAGTTCGAAGCGGCCTTTCCCGTCAGCTTGCCCGAGTCCTTGGAGGCCCGTGTCGTGCCCTCCACGCCCGGGTTTTTGCTGCGGCTGGCGGCCGTGCAGGAGGAAGGGCTGGAGGGCAAGCTCCTCGTTCGGCCCTTGCCCGAGGCGCCTCCGTGGCCTCCGGGAGAGGGGCCCTCCGAACTCCGGGGACTTCGGGCCGGAGAGCGGGTGATGGCGCGGCGGGACCTGGATGCGGAGCGCGGGGAAGCACGCGCGTTGCGCGAACGTCTCGGGCTTCCGGTGGACAGTGCCTCGCCCAGCTTCGTGTGGGAAGGCTCGGAGGCCGCACTGGACTTCCTGGAGCGCTTGGAGCCGTTGACGGGCCCCGAGCTTCGCGTCGAGTGGGCGCAGCAGCCATGGAAGGTGTGGACCTCTCCGGATGCAGAGGGGCTGAAGGTGGAGGTGAAGAAGAAGCGCGACTGGTTTGGGTTGGAAGGCGCTCTGAACGTGGAGGGCATCCGGGTGGAGCTGGGGCCGCTGTTGGACACGCTCCTCCACCACCGGCGCTTCGTCCCCCTCGGAAAGGGCCGCTTCCTGCGGATCACCCAGGCGTTGCGCGAGCGGCTGATCCCGCTGGTGGACCTGGTTCACCCCACCCGGGAAGGACTCGAGGTCAGCGCGGCGGTCGCGCCCGTGCTGGATGCCCTGGCCGAGGCGGGCGTGGAGGTCCACGCGCCCCCGGATTGGCGGAAGCTCGCCACCCGGATCCGCAAGGCCCAGGAGATGGAGGTCTCCGTTCCCCCGGCGCTGAAGGCGGAGCTGCGGGACTACCAGCGGGAGGGCTTCACGTGGATGGCCCGGCTCGCGGAGTGGGGCGGCGGTGGGTGCCTCGCCGATGACATGGGCTTGGGCAAGACCTTGCAGACGCTCACCCTGCTGTTGCACCGCGCGAAGGACGGCCCAGCGTTGGTGGTGGCCCCGACATCGGTCTGTTTCAACTGGATTCGAGAGGCAGAGCGCTTCGCCCCTTCCCTGCGGGTGAAGTCGTACCGCGACGCGGACCGGGAGCGGGTGCTCCCGGTCTTGAAGGCTGGGGACGTGCTGCTCGTCAGCTATGGACTGCTCGTCCGGGACGCCGAGCGCTTCGCCTCGGTGCCTTTTGCCACCCTCGTGGTGGATGAAGCCCAGGCGGCGAAGAATCCGGACTCCGCCCGGGCCAAGGCGCTCGCGGACATCCAGGCCGAGGCGAAGGTGGCGCTCTCGGGCACCCCCGTGGAGAACCGGCTCTCGGAGCTGTGGAGCCTGTTCCACATCGTCTTTCCGGGACTGCTCGGGGGGCGGGAGGCCTTCCGCAAGCGCTTCGCGGTTCCCATCGAGCGGGAGGGAAACAAGGAGGCCCGGGCCTCGCTGTCCCGCGTCATCCGTCCCTTCTTGCTGCGCCGCACCAAGGCCGAGGTGGCGCGGGAATTGCCGCCTCGCATCGAAACCGTCGTTCCGGTGGTGCTCTCCGAGGGGGAGCGCAAGCTCTACGAGGCCGCCCGGATCGCCTCGATCCTGCAACTGGAATCACGGACGGAGAAGGACAAGCGCTTCGTGATGCTGGCGGCCCTCACCCGCCTGCGGTTGCTGGCGTGTCATCCCAAGCTCTGGGATGAGGACTCGCCGCTGCCCTCCTCGAAGCTGGAGCGCATGGTGGAGCGGGTGGAGGAGCTGCGCGCCGAAGGCAGCCGGGCCCTCATCTTCAGCCAGTTCGTCCGGCTGCTGAATCTCGCGGGGGAGGCCCTGGAGGCCCGGGGCATCACGTTCCAGTACCTGGATGGGCAGACGCCCGCGGCCGAGCGTCAGGCGCGGGTGGAGGCGTTCCAGCGGGGCGAGGGGGACGTCTTCCTCATCTCGCTCAAGGCGGGCGGGACGGGCCTGAACCTCACCGCGGCCGACCACGTCATCCACTTGGATCCATGGTGGAACCCGGCCGTGGAGGACCAGGCCACGGACCGGGCGCACCGCATCGGGCAGACCCGGCCGGTGACGGTGTCCCGGCTGGTGTCCGAGGGGACCATCGAGGAGGCCATTCTCGCGCTTCACGCCGAGAAACGGGAGTTGGCCATGAGCCTGCTCTCCGAGGCCGATGGGGCCGCCGCGCTCAGCCCGGAGCAGCTCATGGATCTGCTGCGGTTCACCCCAAGCCCCTGA